One Nicotiana tomentosiformis chromosome 4, ASM39032v3, whole genome shotgun sequence genomic window carries:
- the LOC104121589 gene encoding pentatricopeptide repeat-containing protein At1g43980, mitochondrial, translated as MRFVGIVMFALAFSICTLLIIICMYPFVQRAYRYHTHSLSFYSSLIKQCLSYRNSFISLQILHGKLIKLGFNRNTFLGNCCIDLYSKHGAKSYALKVFDEIPNKNVVSWNMCVKVFIQSGDVQRASRMFDEMPDRDVVSWNSMISGYASYGLFEVAFGVFLEMQNYGIRPSGYTFSILISNVQFAFHGKEIHGNMLRSGVDLSNVVVGNSLIDMYGNLGLVDYGTGVFLAMEEVDVVSWNSLISVCCKSGREDTALSYFCLMRACRYSPDEFTMSSVLIGCSNLRSLEKGKQILCLCIKMGVLCNTIVSSAAIDLFSNCNRIEDSVRIFEDSNHWDTALCNSMISSYALNSLEENALRVFVLTLRENIRPTEFTLSCILSCATTFPMELGIQAHSLVIKLGFVSDPVVSSSVVDMYCKYGLIDSASNIFNDLLARDLISWNTMIFGLAINGELTKSLSLYYELLEVGGQPDRITLAAVLLACSYGGFIDEGIAIFSSMEEEYGVRPGIEHYTCVVGMMTRAGKLKEAGDILQNMPHEPNSEIWESILLACDIYGDLKETEKVAGKIMEIAPESSLPYLVLAQVYESRGRWESLVRVRKVMEERVEKKVTSYSWISVHNCLKIFQANQMLSRGSKDIDIYSTLRLLTKDIWYKGYA; from the coding sequence ATGAGATTTGTGGGCATTGTCATGTTTGCTTTAGCTTTCTCTAtttgtactttactcattatcatTTGCATGTACCCTTTTGTACAAAGAGCTTACAGATACCACACGCATTCACTTTCATTCTATTCAAGCCTCATAAAACAGTGCCTCTCGTACAGAAACTCATTTATATCTTTGCAAATACTTCATGGTAAATTGATAAAACTTGGTTTCAACAGGAACACTTTTCTGGGTAATTGTTGCATTGATTTGTATAGCAAACATGGAGCGAAAAGTTATGCTTTAAAAGTCTTTGACGAAATACCAAACAAGAATGTTGTGTCCTGGAACATGTGTGTGAAAGTGTTTATTCAGTCTGGTGATGTGCAGAGGGCAAGCCGGATGTTCGATGAAATGCCTGACAGAGATGTTGTGAGTTGGAATTCAATGATTTCGGGGTATGCTTCATACGGGTTGTTTGAGGTTGCTTTTGGTGTTTTCTTGGAAATGCAAAATTATGGTATTAGGCCTAGTGGATATACTTTCTCGATTCTGATTTCGAATGTGCAGTTTGCTTTTCATGGCAAGGAAATACATGGAAACATGCTAAGGAGTGGTGTTGATTTGTCTAATGTGGTGGTAGGGAATTCACTGATTGATATGTATGGAAATCTTGGGCTAGTGGACTATGGTACTGGTGTCTTTTTGGCCATGGAGGAGGTGGATGTTGTTTCATGGAATTCGTTGATTTCAGTCTGCTGTAAATCAGGGCGTGAAGATACAGCTCTGTCTTATTTTTGTTTGATGAGAGCTTGTAGATATTCACCGGATGAGTTCACTATGTCATCAGTGCTTATTGGCTGTTCTAACTTGCGCAGTTTGGAGAAGGGTAAGCAAATCTTATGTCTTTGCATAAAGATGGGGGTTTTGTGCAACACAATTGTTTCAAGTGCAGCAATTGACTTGTTTTCTAACTGCAACAGAATTGAGGATTCAGTTCGCATATTTGAGGATTCAAATCATTGGGACACAGCTTTGTGCAATTCGATGATTTCGAGCTATGCACTGAACAGTTTAGAAGAAAATGCCTTGCGTGTATTTGTCCTAACTTTGAGGGAGAATATTAGACCTACGGAGTTTACACTCAGCTGCATTCTTAGCTGTGCTACAACCTTCCCTATGGAGCTGGGCATTCAAGCTCATTCTTTGGTCATCAAGTTAGGCTTTGTATCAGATCCCGTTGTTTCCAGTTCAGTTGTAGATATGTATTGTAAATATGGGTTGATTGACTCTGCCTCAAATATTTTCAATGACCTACTGGCAAGAGATTTGATATCGTGGAACACCATGATCTTTGGGTTGGCTATCAATGGTGAACTTACCAAATCACTCAGCCTTTATTATGAACTTCTTGAAGTCGGTGGTCAACCAGATCGAATTACGTTGGCTGCTGTTCTGTTGGCTTGCAGCTATGGTGGATTTATTGATGAAGGTATAGCTATATTTTCTTCAATGGAAGAGGAATATGGAGTTAGACCTGGCATCGAGCACTACACTTGTGTTGTGGGCATGATGACCAGAGCTGGTAAACTTAAAGAAGCCGGGGATATATTACAAAATATGCCTCATGAGCCCAACAGTGAAATATGGGAGTCAATACTTCTTGCTTGTGATATTTATGGAGACTTGAAAGAAACTGAAAAAGTTGCTGGAAAGATAATGGAGATAGCGCCGGAGTCATCTCTACCTTATTTGGTGCTAGCGCAAGTATACGAGTCCAGGGGAAGATGGGAGAGTCTTGTTCGGGTCAGGAAGGTAATGGAAGAGAGAGTTGAAAA